In Halapricum desulfuricans, a single window of DNA contains:
- a CDS encoding type IV pilin — MKLKQLFTDDDAVSPVIGVILMVAITVILAAVIATFVLGLGESVSSTAPQANFQEDYQANGSLSADIELNSSTADGVLTITHTGGDGIAAENLYMANGSERKRWTANDTYDVEDEISAGNSITAHVNNDTTIRVIWSDDSEGTSAELSKWTGPNA; from the coding sequence ATGAAACTGAAGCAACTGTTCACGGACGACGACGCGGTGAGCCCGGTGATCGGCGTAATCTTGATGGTCGCGATCACGGTAATCCTCGCGGCCGTCATCGCGACGTTCGTGCTCGGACTCGGCGAATCGGTCAGTAGTACGGCCCCACAGGCGAACTTCCAGGAGGATTACCAGGCCAATGGTTCTCTGAGCGCCGACATTGAACTCAATAGTAGCACTGCCGACGGCGTCTTGACGATCACTCACACCGGCGGTGACGGCATCGCCGCGGAAAACCTCTACATGGCAAACGGATCAGAGCGTAAACGTTGGACTGCTAATGACACGTACGATGTAGAAGACGAGATCAGTGCAGGGAATTCGATCACGGCCCACGTGAACAACGATACTACTATTCGTGTTATCTGGTCGGACGACAGCGAGGGCACGTCCGCGGAACTGAGCAAGTGGACTGGTCCTAACGCATAG
- a CDS encoding acyl-CoA synthetase family protein: MDVLGDLVSPERGDDRLWIHRPGPRSRSWSGEQFRVDAWKASNLLRHYGVREGATVGLLNGDGPPDPQALIALFGAWTLGGTVRPNPVDMDGVDVVVGPTDALDGRDLPPGCKAMGFGRPPDDPTVAHFEGERWSENPVPFPADVKPSDRALRTDDGEYTHAELLADGEQASEKFGLGADDIVALRASLSDAGAVVAGVLAPLLSGATITLGDEATITVTGDDGTATVSR, from the coding sequence ATGGACGTACTCGGCGACCTCGTGAGCCCCGAACGCGGCGACGACCGGCTGTGGATTCACCGCCCGGGGCCGCGAAGCCGTTCCTGGAGCGGCGAGCAGTTCCGCGTCGACGCCTGGAAAGCCAGCAACCTCCTGCGACACTACGGAGTCCGAGAAGGAGCGACGGTCGGACTGCTCAACGGCGACGGGCCCCCGGATCCGCAGGCGCTGATCGCGCTGTTCGGCGCGTGGACGCTCGGGGGGACTGTCCGGCCGAATCCTGTGGACATGGACGGCGTCGACGTGGTCGTCGGGCCGACTGACGCTCTCGACGGCCGGGACCTGCCGCCCGGCTGCAAGGCGATGGGGTTCGGTCGCCCGCCCGACGATCCGACGGTCGCGCACTTCGAGGGCGAGCGCTGGAGCGAGAATCCAGTGCCGTTTCCCGCCGACGTTAAGCCGTCCGATCGAGCGCTGCGGACGGATGACGGCGAATACACACACGCGGAGCTGCTGGCGGACGGCGAGCAGGCAAGCGAGAAGTTCGGTCTCGGAGCGGACGACATCGTGGCGCTTCGCGCGTCCCTTTCGGACGCCGGGGCCGTCGTCGCCGGCGTGCTCGCGCCGCTGCTTTCGGGTGCGACGATCACGCTGGGCGACGAAGCGACGATAACAGTGACAGGGGACGACGGGACAGCCACTGTGTCACGCTAG
- a CDS encoding 50S ribosomal protein L37e has product MTGKGTPSQGKKNKTTHVKCRRCGNKSYHVKKGVCASCGFGKSAKRRDYEWQSKAGE; this is encoded by the coding sequence ATGACTGGCAAAGGAACTCCGAGCCAGGGTAAAAAGAACAAGACCACACATGTCAAGTGTCGACGGTGTGGAAACAAATCCTATCACGTCAAGAAAGGCGTCTGTGCGTCCTGTGGCTTCGGCAAGTCGGCGAAGCGACGGGACTACGAGTGGCAGAGTAAAGCCGGCGAATAA
- a CDS encoding ATP-dependent DNA helicase: MGDSDWEQYFGFEQPYESQADAIESAIDVGERQGYLAMEGPCGTGKTMAALTAAATLLRERDHYETVVVVTPVKQQLEQFVADLRTLNAGLEQPLAGISLVGKRDLCPYGREDVFPRDTSVHDRCEDLREHTAELVESDGDGGYEPPAAEGAVGGNPDEMWWDPEVASDLAKAARVDAAGQRALDGALSTAGATSPYRKSQPTAPESIGGDDPPIYCPFEADWYARNRASPIDFTAGEESVLTVEEYLPAATERGTCPHRAMSVLAKHAEVVIGNYNHLFDPDSRALLAEILDERTFVIVDEAHRLEERVRDLLSDRVGYQTLVQARNDCNQLLQRARQTADHRAQVEARLTSHEVNLEAVEQAREFYDDLLGWFDDRIERALDEEAGREWRTDPEHLPERDIEVPLRDPETVETDELTEWATGEGYTGSLWRSLPTIGAAVEDTMDQLGIARQPVAAAVGTIMARWWERDHATKLREIELEHSPTDDRRIDGWERAYTAGLVLFDCMPAEALREIFDALGGGMLMSATLSPLSVFTTVTGLEALSEGDADESGGRPVETRSYPLRFPKENRASWIVDASPFTARNRGEPTQEQAAWTDTRDEYAQVLRAVARSPGNVLIAMPNYREAAWAGTYLDSVVEKPVLVDESTSNDETETLKQRFFDGDGKVIVTSTRGTLTEGIDYDGAKLSTAAVVGVPLVNVGSPRVQSVRRAYGDAFGEDNAFEYALTVPAVRRARQAIGRVIRGADEVGVRILADRRYVDGARHSVNGHLSPAERDEFVRMTPDFLSGKIERFWSDRE, translated from the coding sequence ATGGGCGACTCCGACTGGGAGCAGTATTTCGGCTTCGAGCAACCCTACGAGAGCCAGGCCGACGCCATCGAGTCGGCGATCGACGTCGGAGAGCGGCAGGGCTATCTCGCGATGGAAGGTCCCTGCGGGACCGGCAAGACGATGGCCGCGCTGACCGCTGCGGCGACGCTTCTCCGGGAGCGAGACCACTACGAGACTGTCGTCGTGGTCACGCCCGTCAAACAGCAACTGGAGCAGTTCGTCGCGGATCTCCGGACGCTCAACGCCGGTCTCGAGCAGCCCCTCGCCGGCATCTCGCTGGTCGGCAAACGGGACCTCTGTCCGTACGGCCGCGAGGACGTCTTCCCCCGGGACACGAGCGTTCACGACCGATGTGAGGACCTCCGCGAGCACACCGCCGAGCTAGTCGAGAGCGACGGCGACGGGGGGTACGAGCCGCCCGCGGCGGAGGGTGCCGTCGGCGGGAACCCCGACGAGATGTGGTGGGACCCCGAGGTGGCCAGCGACCTCGCGAAAGCCGCTCGTGTCGACGCGGCCGGCCAGCGCGCGCTCGACGGCGCGCTTTCGACGGCCGGCGCTACCTCGCCCTACCGGAAGAGTCAGCCGACTGCGCCGGAGTCGATCGGTGGTGACGATCCGCCGATCTACTGTCCGTTCGAGGCCGACTGGTACGCCCGCAACCGCGCCTCCCCGATCGATTTCACGGCGGGTGAGGAGTCGGTCCTGACCGTCGAGGAGTACCTCCCGGCGGCGACCGAACGGGGCACCTGCCCGCACCGCGCGATGAGCGTGCTGGCGAAACACGCCGAGGTCGTCATCGGCAACTACAACCACCTGTTCGATCCCGATTCGCGTGCGTTACTTGCGGAGATTCTCGACGAGCGAACGTTCGTGATCGTCGACGAGGCCCACCGTCTGGAGGAGCGCGTCCGCGACCTGCTCTCGGATCGGGTCGGCTACCAGACACTCGTGCAGGCCAGAAACGACTGCAACCAGTTGCTCCAGCGCGCCCGCCAGACGGCCGACCACCGCGCGCAGGTCGAGGCCAGGCTCACCAGCCACGAGGTCAATCTCGAGGCTGTCGAGCAGGCTCGCGAGTTCTATGACGACCTGCTGGGGTGGTTCGACGATCGGATCGAGCGCGCGCTCGACGAGGAGGCCGGCCGCGAGTGGCGTACCGACCCGGAGCACCTGCCGGAGCGGGACATCGAAGTCCCCCTTCGAGACCCCGAGACCGTCGAGACCGACGAGCTGACCGAGTGGGCCACCGGCGAGGGATATACCGGCTCGCTGTGGCGCAGCCTCCCCACGATCGGTGCGGCTGTCGAGGACACGATGGATCAGCTGGGAATCGCCCGCCAGCCGGTCGCCGCCGCGGTCGGGACGATCATGGCCCGGTGGTGGGAGCGCGACCACGCGACGAAGCTCCGGGAGATCGAACTCGAGCACAGTCCGACCGACGACCGGCGGATCGACGGATGGGAGCGTGCCTACACCGCCGGGCTCGTCCTCTTCGACTGCATGCCGGCTGAGGCACTTCGAGAGATCTTCGACGCGCTCGGCGGCGGGATGCTGATGAGCGCGACCCTCTCGCCGCTGTCGGTGTTCACGACCGTCACCGGACTCGAGGCGCTCTCGGAAGGCGACGCCGACGAGAGCGGTGGCCGGCCGGTCGAGACCAGGTCGTATCCGTTGCGATTCCCCAAAGAGAACCGGGCTAGCTGGATCGTCGACGCGAGTCCGTTCACTGCGCGCAACCGCGGCGAGCCGACACAGGAGCAGGCCGCGTGGACGGACACCCGCGACGAGTACGCGCAGGTCCTCCGGGCGGTCGCACGCAGTCCGGGCAACGTCCTGATCGCGATGCCCAACTACCGGGAGGCCGCCTGGGCCGGCACGTATCTCGATTCCGTCGTCGAGAAGCCCGTCCTCGTCGACGAGAGCACGAGCAACGACGAGACGGAGACGCTCAAGCAACGGTTTTTCGACGGCGACGGGAAAGTAATCGTCACGAGCACGCGCGGGACGCTGACCGAGGGGATCGATTACGACGGGGCGAAGCTCTCGACGGCCGCGGTCGTCGGCGTGCCGCTGGTCAATGTCGGCTCGCCACGCGTGCAGTCCGTCCGGCGGGCCTACGGCGACGCCTTCGGCGAGGACAACGCCTTCGAGTACGCGCTGACGGTTCCGGCGGTCAGACGCGCCCGGCAGGCGATCGGCCGGGTCATCCGCGGGGCCGACGAGGTCGGCGTCCGGATCCTGGCCGACCGCCGCTACGTCGACGGTGCACGACACAGCGTCAACGGCCACCTCTCGCCGGCAGAACGGGACGAGTTCGTCAGGATGACGCCTGACTTCCTCTCGGGGAAGATCGAGCGCTTCTGGTCGGATCGGGAGTGA
- a CDS encoding undecaprenyl diphosphate synthase family protein has product MGLYDRYLATRIRWSDASLPESIAVVLTERDLLEKGAYETLERCWRWAFEYGAAHVLVYVSVLDEEVVPTLQRQFGDVDAPCPIAVRGPGDDRQADAPIQVSIGLGGKHEFATAVQGLAEEVADGELDPEDVDESEIEKRLVFPTAPDLVVKTGAERLSDFMIWQSVYSELYFTDVNWRDFRKRDYLRALRDYQARQRRFGR; this is encoded by the coding sequence GTGGGCCTGTACGACCGCTATCTCGCCACGCGCATCCGCTGGAGCGACGCGTCGCTCCCCGAATCGATCGCCGTCGTCCTCACTGAGCGGGACCTCCTCGAGAAGGGGGCTTACGAGACGCTTGAGCGGTGCTGGCGCTGGGCGTTCGAGTACGGGGCAGCGCACGTTCTGGTGTATGTCAGTGTGCTCGACGAGGAGGTCGTCCCGACGTTACAGCGCCAGTTCGGCGACGTGGACGCCCCCTGCCCCATCGCTGTCCGCGGCCCCGGCGACGACCGGCAGGCCGACGCGCCGATCCAAGTGAGCATCGGGCTGGGCGGCAAACACGAGTTCGCGACCGCAGTCCAGGGACTGGCCGAGGAGGTCGCGGACGGCGAACTCGATCCCGAAGACGTCGACGAATCGGAGATTGAGAAGCGACTGGTCTTCCCGACTGCCCCGGACCTGGTCGTCAAGACCGGTGCCGAACGGCTCTCGGATTTCATGATCTGGCAGTCGGTGTACTCCGAACTGTACTTCACCGACGTGAACTGGCGCGACTTCCGCAAGCGGGACTATCTGCGAGCGCTGCGGGACTACCAGGCTCGACAGCGTCGGTTCGGTCGGTGA
- a CDS encoding LSM domain-containing protein has translation MSGRPLDVLEASLEETVTVQLKDGEVYTGELAGYDQHMNLVIEDGEDTTIIRGDNVVTISP, from the coding sequence ATGAGTGGACGACCGCTCGACGTGCTCGAAGCGTCGCTCGAGGAGACCGTAACGGTACAGTTGAAAGACGGCGAGGTCTACACCGGTGAACTCGCCGGGTACGACCAGCACATGAACCTCGTCATCGAGGACGGCGAAGACACAACGATTATACGCGGCGATAACGTCGTCACAATTAGTCCATGA
- a CDS encoding aldo/keto reductase, giving the protein MTSTELTPESVPRAHGMPMLGLGTWENEDPNQCADSVRTALEMGYRHIDTAQAYGNEGAVGDGIAAADVDRDEIFLATKVWISNLDYEDVLETTQESLDRLGTDYLDLLYVHWPSRTYEPGSTLEAFDELYEEGTIRNIGVSNFEPRHIDEAREHLDAPIFANQVETHPMLQQRELREYGREHDIEIVAYSPLARGDVFEIDVLSEIAEKHGVSEAQVSLAWLRENDVTAIPKATSEAHIQDNWESLTLELDEADLRQIDSIDRTRRKVDPGFAPW; this is encoded by the coding sequence ATGACATCTACTGAACTGACACCCGAGAGCGTACCGCGTGCGCATGGAATGCCGATGCTCGGTCTCGGTACCTGGGAGAACGAGGACCCAAACCAGTGTGCCGATAGCGTCCGGACGGCCCTGGAGATGGGGTATCGCCACATCGACACCGCACAGGCCTACGGCAACGAGGGCGCCGTCGGCGACGGGATCGCCGCCGCGGATGTCGACCGCGACGAGATCTTCCTCGCGACGAAGGTCTGGATCTCGAACCTCGATTACGAGGACGTCCTCGAGACGACACAGGAGAGCCTCGACAGGCTCGGCACCGACTATCTCGACCTGCTGTACGTCCACTGGCCGTCGCGTACCTACGAGCCCGGATCGACGCTAGAGGCGTTCGACGAACTCTACGAGGAGGGGACCATCCGGAACATCGGCGTGAGCAATTTCGAGCCGCGTCACATCGACGAGGCGCGCGAGCATCTCGACGCGCCGATCTTCGCCAATCAGGTCGAGACCCACCCGATGCTCCAGCAGCGCGAGTTGCGCGAATACGGCCGCGAACACGACATCGAGATCGTCGCATACTCGCCGCTTGCTCGCGGTGATGTCTTCGAAATCGACGTTCTCTCCGAAATCGCCGAGAAACACGGCGTCAGCGAGGCGCAGGTCAGTCTGGCGTGGCTGCGCGAAAACGACGTTACGGCGATCCCGAAAGCGACCAGCGAGGCACACATCCAGGACAACTGGGAGAGTCTGACGCTGGAACTGGACGAGGCGGATCTCCGGCAGATCGACAGCATCGACCGGACGCGCCGAAAGGTCGACCCCGGGTTCGCACCCTGGTGA
- a CDS encoding DHH family phosphoesterase — MSTAVELQELLTDGEEINIVCHDNPDPDCLASALALGRIAADAGIDERHILYSGTITHQQNRAFVNLLDIDIQSFDPAAVEDRPADSLLAFVDHSIPGENNQVSPGTPVDIVIDHHPAEEVEARFVDRREELGAAATILAEYVRALDIEVDSTLATALMIAIRSDTIDFLRGATRAEYEAAGFLQEDVDEEMIRQISSPSVSGATLDAISTAIDNRMTRGAILISHVGRTSERDSLPQAVDYLARLEGVQTAIVFGIVEDTIHVSARSPDPRVHVGNLLRDAFEDVGSGGGHHDVAGGQIPLGIFADYTTDDEQLLDIVERVITDRLSVELNISEDEET; from the coding sequence ATGAGCACGGCCGTCGAACTGCAGGAGTTGCTGACCGACGGCGAAGAGATCAACATCGTCTGTCACGACAATCCCGATCCGGACTGTCTGGCGAGCGCGCTCGCGCTGGGCCGGATCGCGGCCGACGCGGGCATCGACGAACGGCATATCCTTTACAGCGGCACCATCACTCACCAGCAGAACCGGGCCTTCGTGAACCTGCTCGATATCGATATCCAGTCGTTCGACCCGGCCGCTGTCGAGGACCGTCCGGCGGACTCGTTGCTCGCGTTCGTCGACCATTCGATACCCGGCGAGAACAATCAGGTCTCCCCGGGCACACCCGTCGATATCGTGATCGACCATCACCCCGCCGAGGAGGTCGAGGCTCGATTCGTCGATCGCCGCGAGGAACTCGGCGCGGCAGCGACGATCCTTGCGGAGTATGTCCGGGCGCTCGATATCGAAGTGGATTCGACGCTGGCGACGGCGCTCATGATCGCGATTCGGTCGGACACCATCGATTTCCTCCGTGGTGCGACCCGCGCGGAATACGAAGCGGCGGGATTCCTCCAGGAGGACGTCGACGAGGAGATGATCCGGCAGATATCGTCGCCGTCGGTCTCCGGAGCGACGCTCGACGCGATCTCGACAGCGATCGACAACCGCATGACTCGGGGTGCGATTCTCATCTCTCACGTCGGCCGAACGTCCGAGCGCGATTCGCTCCCGCAGGCCGTCGACTACCTCGCACGACTGGAGGGGGTCCAGACGGCGATTGTCTTCGGCATCGTCGAGGACACGATCCACGTCAGTGCTCGATCACCGGATCCACGGGTCCACGTCGGCAACCTGCTTCGAGACGCCTTCGAAGACGTCGGCAGTGGCGGCGGCCATCACGACGTGGCCGGCGGCCAGATCCCGCTCGGCATCTTCGCCGATTACACGACCGACGACGAGCAACTGCTCGACATCGTCGAACGCGTCATCACTGATCGTCTCTCCGTGGAACTGAACATCTCCGAGGACGAGGAGACGTAG
- a CDS encoding type IV pilin, whose product MKLKQLFTDDDAVSPVIGVILMVAITVILAAVIATFVLGLGESVSSTAPQANFQEDYSETNDTDDFSVDPNESLNTGNLTVTHTGGDKISADNLYMTGSSEDTQDRRSWSSAISNTHVTAGTSVNYAVNTGDTVRVIWSDDSEGTSAELSKWTGPDA is encoded by the coding sequence ATGAAACTCAAGCAACTGTTCACAGACGACGACGCGGTGAGCCCAGTGATCGGCGTGATCCTGATGGTCGCGATCACGGTAATCCTCGCGGCCGTCATCGCGACGTTCGTGCTCGGACTCGGAGAGTCGGTCAGTAGTACTGCTCCGCAAGCGAATTTCCAGGAAGACTACAGTGAGACAAACGACACAGATGACTTCAGCGTGGATCCAAATGAAAGTCTCAACACAGGCAATCTCACGGTCACTCACACTGGTGGCGATAAGATATCCGCTGATAATCTCTACATGACTGGTAGCAGTGAGGACACCCAAGACCGGAGGAGTTGGAGCAGCGCGATTAGTAATACACATGTTACTGCTGGAACATCCGTTAACTATGCTGTCAATACAGGCGATACCGTCCGCGTGATCTGGTCGGACGACAGCGAGGGCACGTCCGCAGAACTGAGCAAGTGGACCGGTCCTGACGCGTAG
- the hypF gene encoding carbamoyltransferase HypF — protein MSDRARASVTVTGVVQGVGFRPFVYRTAVGNDLGGWVKNTGDAGVEIRLEGGREGVESFLDRLHTDPPPLARVETVDVTWGEPVGEREFEIVASSDGGGGSGTIPPDTAMCDACLEDMRDPDSRYHGYWATSCVDCGPRYTVIRSLPYDRPTTSMDAFPMCEDCRAEYEEPADRRYHAQTIACPNCGPSLELLDADGNRLAGDERAIEAACDRLTEGDLVAIKGIGGAHLACDATDPAVVERLRERTGRPEKPFAVMAPDIESVEAFASVTTAERDALTDTRRPIVLLEADGDQPWLEAVSPGLHTVGVMLPYAGLHHLLFDHVEGPLVMTSANMPGAPMATTTEGILDDLGGVVEAALVHDREIVARCDDSVVRFADGQRRFVRRSRGWVPQPVPRWPAVDSAGTDLPDSGSADPPDVLALGAEFDATVALTHGEHVYPSQYIGDVDSPETLSYLTETVEHLQELLGIDPDVVACDRHPDFLTTEQAERYADRDGLAGPIAVQHHHAHAASLLAEHERQRAIIVAADGTGYGPDGTIWGGEVLDARLDDYDRVGGLAPFRLPGGSAAVESPARILADLLDDPDRIDDLLVERGVVDRPSDAATIRAQVDREVNSPVTTSTGRALDAVSALLGVCSERTYEGEPAMKLESVAAGGDPIDMPVPRTTVEGRRAVDVAALVRRLDKIRDDHARTDLAATAQAVLARGLADVAIEAATDRGVDAVGFTGGVAYNDAISRAIHERVADAGLAWLGHERLPPGDGGIAVGQVAVATARQR, from the coding sequence ATGAGCGATCGAGCGCGTGCGTCGGTGACCGTCACCGGCGTCGTCCAGGGCGTCGGCTTCCGGCCGTTCGTCTACCGGACGGCCGTCGGCAACGACCTCGGCGGCTGGGTGAAAAACACCGGCGACGCCGGCGTCGAGATCCGTCTCGAAGGCGGTCGCGAGGGGGTCGAGTCGTTTCTGGACCGACTGCACACCGACCCGCCGCCGCTGGCTCGCGTCGAGACCGTCGACGTGACGTGGGGCGAGCCGGTCGGCGAACGGGAGTTCGAGATCGTCGCCTCCAGCGACGGCGGCGGTGGCTCGGGGACGATCCCGCCGGACACGGCGATGTGCGACGCCTGTCTGGAAGACATGCGCGATCCGGACTCGCGCTATCACGGCTACTGGGCGACCTCGTGTGTCGACTGCGGGCCGCGCTACACCGTGATCCGATCGCTGCCCTACGATCGACCGACGACCTCGATGGACGCGTTCCCGATGTGCGAGGACTGCCGCGCGGAGTACGAGGAGCCGGCCGACCGACGATACCACGCCCAGACGATTGCCTGTCCGAACTGTGGCCCGTCGCTCGAACTGCTCGATGCGGACGGCAATCGACTGGCCGGCGACGAGAGGGCGATCGAGGCGGCCTGCGACCGACTGACCGAGGGCGACCTCGTCGCGATCAAGGGCATCGGCGGCGCGCATCTGGCCTGCGACGCGACCGATCCGGCCGTAGTCGAGCGACTGCGCGAGCGGACCGGCCGTCCGGAGAAACCCTTCGCCGTGATGGCTCCCGACATCGAGTCCGTCGAAGCGTTCGCGTCAGTCACGACGGCCGAGCGCGACGCCCTGACGGACACGCGCCGACCGATCGTCCTGCTCGAAGCAGACGGCGACCAGCCGTGGCTCGAGGCGGTCTCGCCGGGTCTGCACACCGTCGGCGTGATGTTGCCCTACGCTGGGCTGCACCACCTCCTGTTCGATCACGTCGAGGGGCCGCTAGTGATGACCAGCGCGAACATGCCGGGCGCGCCGATGGCGACGACGACCGAAGGGATCCTCGACGACCTCGGGGGTGTTGTCGAGGCCGCGCTGGTCCACGACCGGGAGATCGTCGCCCGCTGTGACGACAGCGTCGTCCGGTTCGCGGACGGCCAGCGCCGGTTCGTCCGCCGGTCGCGCGGCTGGGTTCCACAGCCGGTTCCGCGGTGGCCCGCCGTCGACTCTGCCGGTACCGATCTACCCGATTCCGGCAGCGCCGACCCGCCGGACGTGCTCGCGCTCGGCGCGGAGTTCGACGCGACGGTCGCGCTCACGCACGGCGAGCACGTGTATCCCTCGCAGTACATCGGGGACGTCGACAGCCCCGAGACGCTGTCGTACCTGACCGAGACGGTCGAGCACCTCCAAGAATTGCTCGGCATCGACCCCGACGTCGTCGCCTGTGACCGCCACCCGGACTTTCTGACGACCGAGCAGGCCGAGCGGTACGCCGATCGGGACGGTCTGGCGGGACCGATCGCGGTCCAGCACCACCACGCCCACGCCGCCTCGCTGCTGGCCGAACACGAACGCCAGCGGGCGATCATCGTCGCCGCCGACGGCACCGGATACGGACCTGACGGGACGATCTGGGGCGGGGAAGTGCTCGACGCGAGGCTCGACGACTACGATCGTGTCGGCGGACTGGCCCCGTTCCGACTCCCCGGCGGTAGCGCCGCAGTCGAGTCGCCGGCCCGGATCCTCGCCGACCTGCTCGACGATCCGGATCGGATCGATGACCTGCTCGTCGAGCGCGGCGTCGTCGATCGGCCCTCGGACGCCGCGACGATCCGCGCACAGGTCGACCGTGAGGTCAACAGCCCGGTGACGACCAGCACGGGGCGGGCGCTGGACGCGGTGAGCGCGCTGCTGGGCGTCTGCTCGGAGCGAACCTACGAGGGCGAACCGGCGATGAAACTGGAATCGGTGGCGGCCGGGGGTGACCCGATCGACATGCCCGTCCCGCGGACGACCGTCGAGGGGCGGCGGGCGGTGGACGTCGCCGCGCTCGTGCGACGACTCGACAAAATTCGGGACGACCACGCCCGGACGGACCTCGCCGCGACGGCACAGGCGGTCCTCGCTCGCGGGCTGGCAGACGTCGCGATCGAGGCGGCGACCGACCGCGGCGTCGACGCGGTGGGGTTCACCGGCGGTGTCGCCTACAACGATGCGATCTCCCGGGCGATCCATGAACGGGTCGCCGACGCGGGGCTGGCGTGGCTCGGCCACGAACGCCTGCCCCCGGGTGACGGCGGCATCGCGGTCGGACAGGTGGCCGTCGCGACGGCCCGACAGCGGTAG
- the purF gene encoding amidophosphoribosyltransferase encodes MHEKCGVVGISLQDRDAARPLYYSLYALQHRGQEAAGIVTHDGFQQHSHVETGLVGDVFDEGDLGRLNGANGIGHVRYPTSGALDKSCAQPFSVSFKSGSLGLSHNGNLVNADEVRDELAALGHAFTSDGDTEVIAHDLARNLLEEDLVRAVRRTMGRIHGSYSLTIMHDDTVLGVRDPKGNRPLVIGELEDGYVLASESAAIDTLDGETIRDVEPGELVVLHPDGTGYDTYQLVDSDSTAHCFFEHVYFARPDSNIDGTLVYDARRELGRRLYEETGIDTDVVMPVPDSGRAFASGYAEAAQDAGADVNFAEGLMKNRYVGRTFIMPTQDERERAVRLKLNPIKTTVEGKRVTLIDDSIVRGTTSTQLVELMRDAGAEEVHVRIGAPPIVAPCYMGIDMATREELIAADKSVEEIREEIKADSLSYLSIDAIAATLETERDDLCLGCVTGEYPYDIDGEATDREVERPVIQSSLADD; translated from the coding sequence ATGCACGAGAAGTGCGGCGTTGTCGGCATCTCCTTGCAGGATCGTGACGCCGCCCGGCCGCTGTATTACTCGCTGTACGCGCTCCAGCACCGTGGCCAGGAAGCCGCTGGTATCGTCACGCACGACGGGTTCCAGCAGCACAGCCACGTCGAGACGGGACTGGTTGGCGACGTCTTCGACGAGGGCGATCTCGGTCGGCTCAACGGCGCGAACGGGATCGGCCACGTCCGGTATCCCACGTCCGGCGCGCTCGACAAGAGCTGTGCACAACCGTTTTCGGTGTCGTTCAAGTCCGGATCGCTCGGTCTGAGTCACAACGGCAACCTCGTCAACGCCGACGAGGTGCGCGACGAACTGGCCGCGCTCGGCCACGCGTTCACCTCGGACGGGGACACCGAGGTCATCGCCCACGATCTGGCGCGCAACCTGCTCGAAGAAGACCTCGTTCGCGCCGTCAGGCGAACGATGGGGCGGATCCACGGCTCGTACTCGCTGACGATCATGCACGACGACACCGTGCTCGGCGTTCGCGATCCGAAGGGCAACCGCCCGCTGGTCATCGGCGAACTCGAGGACGGCTACGTGCTGGCCTCCGAATCGGCGGCGATCGACACGCTCGACGGCGAGACGATCCGCGACGTCGAACCGGGCGAGCTAGTCGTGCTCCACCCCGACGGGACGGGCTACGACACCTACCAGCTGGTCGATTCCGACTCGACGGCTCACTGTTTCTTCGAGCACGTCTACTTCGCGCGTCCGGACTCGAACATCGACGGTACGCTCGTCTACGACGCGCGGCGCGAACTCGGACGCAGGCTCTACGAGGAGACGGGCATCGACACCGACGTCGTCATGCCGGTCCCCGACTCCGGTCGGGCCTTCGCCTCGGGGTACGCCGAGGCCGCCCAGGACGCCGGGGCGGACGTCAACTTCGCGGAGGGGCTGATGAAAAATCGCTACGTCGGTCGAACGTTCATCATGCCCACCCAGGACGAGCGCGAGCGGGCGGTCCGGCTGAAACTCAACCCGATCAAGACCACCGTCGAGGGCAAGCGCGTCACGCTGATCGACGATTCGATCGTCCGCGGGACGACCTCGACCCAGCTCGTGGAACTGATGCGCGACGCCGGGGCCGAGGAGGTGCACGTCCGGATCGGCGCGCCGCCGATCGTCGCGCCCTGTTACATGGGGATCGACATGGCCACCCGTGAGGAACTCATCGCCGCCGACAAGTCTGTCGAGGAGATCCGCGAGGAAATCAAGGCCGATAGCCTCTCGTATCTCTCGATCGACGCGATCGCGGCGACGCTCGAGACGGAGCGTGACGACCTCTGTCTGGGCTGTGTCACCGGGGAGTATCCCTACGACATCGACGGCGAGGCGACCGACCGCGAGGTCGAACGGCCCGTCATCCAGTCGTCGCTCGCGGACGACTAA